One window from the genome of Amphiprion ocellaris isolate individual 3 ecotype Okinawa chromosome 23, ASM2253959v1, whole genome shotgun sequence encodes:
- the badb gene encoding BCL2 associated agonist of cell death b, with protein sequence MAAKFTISDSESEPSEEVEEGENNHSPATQAMPVFARRNMALPELRTPASGRLRLNSESHASTLSRDEELQARGEEEAGTPTDGAPFRARSKSAPPALWAAKKYGQQLRRMSDEFDSLLDKGEMKRVRSAGTARQMHHSKSWWSYLFSHQEMEGENNHHESHTHRNE encoded by the exons ATGGCTGCAAAATTCACTATTTCAGACAGCGAGTCAGAGCCATCAGAGGAGGTAGAAGAGGGAGAAAACAACCATTCACCAGCAACACAAGCCATGCCTGTTTTCGCCCGCCGCAACATGGCCTTACCTGAACTCAGAACTCCAG CATCTGGTCGGCTCAGGCTGAACTCGGAGTCCCACGCCTCCACGCTCTCCAGAGATGAGGAGCTCCAGGCGAGGGGGGAAGAGGAAGCCGGCACGCCCACAGACGGAGCTCCGTTCAGGGCACGGTCCAAGTCGGCTCCCCCTGCACTGTGGGCCGCCAAGAAGTACGGCCAGCAGCTTCGAAGGATGAGCGATGAGTTTGACAGCCTGCTAGATAAAGGG GAGATGAAGAGGGTGAGGAGTGCAGGGACAGCCAGACAGATGCACCACTCTAAAAGCTGGTGGAGCTACCTCTTTAGTCAccaggagatggagggagagaacAACCA